A portion of the Thermoanaerobaculum aquaticum genome contains these proteins:
- a CDS encoding beta-galactosidase, translated as PRRRLTPPPRAETVDKPIGTFSSSGALSSEIYAHLHLRGVLIRTNWASVEPIPGVFDFSSLEFQIASVKSHGLSWSLAVAGGGVGSPTWLVDPPSSGGLGVPYVSYSFRGQPGYRLPLFWNPIVQDRLRILPNALAAQYNQDPSLKLVYVTQMTANGIEGHLQGVDMADLVDAGYSDAVWVEACEDAARSFAYAFSDKAIAFEVHEVNSSAAVPAKVIYDLWNDPRLGHRVGAAVWWLSGKVSYQPGLIAQLMAYPGDIYGQVIGRSDQTTRFEKGDYTTVFTQAMALGMRSIEAWEYEFKYGPDGANGIWDSIFASYNARADATFGSR; from the coding sequence CCCCGCCGCCGGCTCACCCCTCCCCCACGAGCTGAAACCGTTGACAAGCCAATTGGCACGTTTTCCAGTTCGGGTGCGCTGAGCTCCGAAATTTACGCTCATCTGCACCTGCGCGGTGTCCTGATTCGCACGAATTGGGCGAGCGTCGAGCCGATACCCGGCGTGTTTGACTTTTCATCGCTGGAGTTTCAAATCGCCAGTGTGAAGTCCCACGGGCTGTCATGGTCTCTCGCAGTTGCGGGCGGCGGCGTTGGCAGTCCGACGTGGCTTGTTGATCCGCCAAGTTCCGGCGGATTGGGTGTGCCCTACGTCAGCTACAGCTTTCGTGGCCAACCCGGTTACCGATTGCCGCTGTTTTGGAACCCAATCGTCCAGGATCGGTTGAGGATCCTGCCAAATGCTTTGGCGGCGCAGTACAACCAAGACCCGAGCCTCAAGCTGGTTTACGTCACGCAAATGACGGCCAATGGCATCGAAGGGCATCTTCAAGGAGTAGATATGGCGGATCTGGTGGATGCTGGCTACTCGGACGCGGTTTGGGTTGAAGCCTGTGAAGACGCTGCCAGGAGTTTTGCGTACGCCTTTAGCGACAAAGCCATCGCCTTCGAGGTGCATGAGGTGAACAGCTCTGCCGCGGTGCCAGCCAAGGTCATCTACGATCTTTGGAACGATCCGAGGTTGGGACACCGCGTTGGTGCCGCCGTGTGGTGGCTTTCCGGCAAGGTGTCGTATCAGCCCGGTCTTATTGCCCAGCTCATGGCTTACCCTGGTGACATCTACGGTCAGGTCATCGGCCGGTCGGACCAAACGACCCGGTTTGAGAAGGGCGACTACACCACCGTATTCACCCAGGCGATGGCACTGGGGATGCGCTCCATTGAGGCGTGGGAGTACGAATTTAAGTACGGTCCGGACGGCGCCAATGGCATTTGGGATAGCATTTTTGCCAGCTACAACGCCCGGGCTGACGCGACGTTCGGCTCCCGTTGA
- a CDS encoding CHRD domain-containing protein, with product MKKQVFFALAFLAAATLGAQTLTVSLSGDRVVGGGEPNASGFATLEFQGTTLNYTILTNGLSQPTGATLYLGYPGQTGTVQVDLAASFTSNLATGSVSNVPEAKVAAILANPGGYYLQVATASKPTGAIRGQLQGEALSGSRMLIAPVLAKVAGQVGTNFLSDLTVANLTNNELSVTVQYFPSSGTASQSAQITVPARGQRVVQDALGTLFAASGRGAAILQAPGALVGQVRVFNDQRGSTSFPLPGTFSQFFTLTSLEDLSTSGVLLGLSNQPAATGQGFRSNLGYFNPNDSAVTLHLAAYSSDNQLLAAKSVVLPPKANDIKGVSELFGAALNTQSEFFVRFTVSGGSAVVFGSVVDNITGDAVTIWPQS from the coding sequence ATGAAAAAGCAAGTGTTCTTTGCCCTCGCGTTTTTGGCCGCCGCCACCCTGGGGGCACAAACCCTCACCGTGAGCCTCTCCGGTGACAGGGTGGTAGGTGGTGGGGAGCCCAATGCCTCGGGCTTTGCCACCCTGGAGTTTCAAGGCACAACCTTGAACTACACCATCCTCACCAACGGCTTAAGCCAGCCCACCGGTGCTACCCTTTACCTTGGCTACCCCGGACAAACCGGAACGGTGCAGGTAGATTTGGCCGCAAGCTTTACCTCCAACCTCGCCACCGGCTCCGTGAGCAACGTGCCCGAGGCTAAAGTAGCCGCCATCCTTGCCAACCCCGGCGGGTACTACCTGCAGGTGGCAACCGCCAGCAAACCCACCGGCGCCATCCGCGGGCAACTGCAAGGGGAAGCGCTTTCCGGCAGCCGCATGCTCATTGCCCCGGTGTTGGCCAAGGTGGCCGGGCAAGTGGGGACCAACTTCCTTTCCGATTTGACGGTGGCGAACCTCACCAACAATGAGCTTTCGGTGACCGTTCAGTACTTCCCGTCCAGCGGCACGGCAAGCCAAAGTGCGCAAATTACCGTTCCTGCCCGGGGCCAAAGGGTGGTGCAGGATGCCCTGGGCACGCTCTTTGCCGCCTCCGGAAGGGGGGCAGCAATCCTTCAAGCCCCCGGCGCGCTGGTGGGGCAAGTGCGGGTGTTTAACGACCAGCGCGGCAGCACTTCTTTTCCCCTGCCGGGAACCTTCAGCCAGTTCTTCACGCTCACTTCCTTGGAGGACCTGTCCACCAGCGGCGTGCTTTTAGGGCTTTCCAACCAACCGGCAGCCACAGGGCAAGGTTTCCGCTCCAATCTGGGCTACTTCAACCCCAACGACAGCGCCGTCACCCTGCATTTGGCCGCCTACTCCAGCGATAACCAGTTGCTTGCCGCCAAAAGCGTGGTCTTGCCTCCCAAGGCTAACGATATTAAAGGCGTAAGCGAGCTGTTTGGGGCTGCCTTGAACACCCAATCGGAGTTTTTCGTGCGCTTTACCGTAAGCGGCGGTTCGGCCGTGGTGTTCGGCTCGGTGGTGGACAACATCACCGGTGACGCCGTGACGATCTGGCCGCAGTCTTAA
- a CDS encoding TonB-dependent receptor, whose protein sequence is MQLRQVVMLLFALSIGPLGGAATGAELSGKVLDAQGQPLPGATVALIQQGEPVQTTWADANGAFAFTSVAAGAYQLRASLDGFGEVTTPVELKETGKQEVEVTLAPTQFSEQVEVKAEKPTSGTVQVLEERRTRPVVSEALAKEDMAKSPDGDAAAAMQRVTGVSTVGNRYVYVRGLGERYAAVLLNGSELPSTETEKRVIPLDLFPTKLLDQVTVVKSYAPDLPGSFGGGLVQLNTSPWPEGTVMTVRVGSGENSQVAGHSFSRYAGGLAFDGSGGQWLPAGFPSSFITRATRFNPQGLTPEQLQNLGRSLSGNWTGKPTSSSPANRSFALSYGRSFGSLGVVLSATQSHGFTRTEETQTFYGLDSGQMVPINDYNLVTYGENVRWGLFGSLAWKISPQHSVRATSMLSRNARASDRVQEGYSSNSGNYIRDLRARYTKEDLTTHQLTGEHFFSGLGRGFSLEWRASYGKARNLGDLRENIYGLGADGVFRLLVGFPEVGKIEFHRLQDQLWDGSLSATSFFEMGPSVYGSLKVGAGITQRDREFLARRFKFVATNPIQFDLSLPPDQLFQRDNIRPDGFELREVTGVNDGYSGTHDLTAFFAQGDITWGPVRALLGLRLEDSQLEVVTVNPFDTRNPEVARLSNRDWLPALNLTYTLSTRTILRLAASRTVNRPEFRELSPFAFVEITGGRSVVGNPHLRRSVLDALELRWETFPNPGEVMAASVFFKRITDPIERIVQPTTELRSSWTNAKSADLKGLELEYRRSLAAFHPSLQNLTLNLNYAFVDSQVTVPRRALSVVTSTSRPLQGQARHVLNGILEYYYPRWESLVRVLYNFTGRRVSEVGAYGLPDIYEEENGTWDLFLRQQLRFLAPGLEVSLSASNLTDNREKYMQGPRLQRQAKTGRTVSVSFGYALQ, encoded by the coding sequence ATGCAGTTGAGACAAGTGGTCATGCTGCTTTTTGCGTTAAGCATAGGGCCACTGGGAGGTGCCGCCACCGGCGCCGAGCTTTCGGGGAAGGTACTGGATGCCCAAGGGCAGCCGCTTCCCGGAGCCACCGTGGCCCTGATCCAGCAGGGAGAGCCGGTGCAAACCACCTGGGCCGACGCCAACGGAGCGTTCGCCTTCACCTCGGTGGCCGCCGGCGCTTACCAGCTCCGGGCCAGCCTCGATGGCTTTGGCGAGGTCACCACGCCCGTGGAGCTTAAAGAAACCGGCAAGCAAGAGGTGGAGGTGACCTTGGCGCCAACCCAGTTTTCCGAGCAAGTGGAGGTGAAAGCCGAAAAACCAACTTCGGGCACCGTCCAGGTGCTGGAGGAAAGACGCACGAGACCGGTGGTTTCCGAAGCGCTGGCCAAGGAGGATATGGCCAAGTCCCCCGATGGTGACGCTGCGGCTGCCATGCAGCGGGTCACCGGGGTTTCCACGGTGGGCAACCGCTACGTGTACGTGCGGGGTTTGGGGGAGCGCTACGCTGCGGTGCTGCTCAACGGCTCGGAGCTCCCCTCCACCGAAACCGAAAAGCGCGTGATCCCTCTCGACCTTTTCCCCACCAAGCTGTTGGACCAGGTAACGGTGGTGAAGTCCTACGCCCCCGACCTCCCCGGTTCATTTGGGGGTGGCCTGGTGCAGCTCAACACCTCCCCCTGGCCGGAGGGAACGGTAATGACCGTGCGGGTGGGTTCCGGAGAGAACTCCCAGGTGGCCGGGCACAGCTTTTCCCGCTACGCCGGGGGGCTCGCCTTTGACGGCTCCGGAGGCCAGTGGCTACCGGCGGGCTTCCCCTCCTCCTTCATCACCCGGGCCACCCGCTTCAACCCCCAGGGATTGACCCCCGAACAGCTCCAGAACCTCGGGCGCAGCTTGAGCGGCAACTGGACCGGTAAACCCACGTCCTCATCTCCTGCCAACCGCTCCTTTGCCCTTTCCTACGGCCGTTCCTTCGGCTCCCTGGGTGTGGTGCTCTCCGCCACACAATCCCACGGCTTCACCCGCACCGAGGAAACGCAAACCTTTTACGGCTTGGACAGCGGCCAAATGGTCCCCATCAACGACTACAACCTGGTGACCTACGGAGAAAACGTGCGGTGGGGGTTGTTCGGGTCCCTGGCCTGGAAGATCTCGCCCCAGCACAGCGTGCGGGCCACCTCCATGCTTTCCCGCAACGCCCGGGCTTCCGATCGGGTGCAGGAAGGCTACAGCAGCAACTCCGGCAACTACATCCGCGACCTGCGAGCCCGCTACACCAAGGAGGACCTCACCACCCACCAGCTCACCGGTGAGCACTTCTTTTCCGGCTTGGGCCGCGGCTTCTCCCTGGAGTGGCGGGCCTCCTACGGCAAGGCCCGTAACCTCGGGGATTTGCGGGAAAACATTTACGGCCTGGGTGCCGACGGGGTGTTTCGCCTGCTGGTGGGCTTCCCGGAGGTGGGCAAGATCGAGTTCCACCGCCTGCAAGACCAGCTTTGGGACGGATCGCTTTCCGCTACCAGCTTTTTTGAAATGGGTCCAAGCGTGTACGGGTCGCTGAAGGTGGGCGCCGGAATCACCCAGAGGGACCGGGAGTTCTTAGCCCGGCGCTTCAAGTTTGTGGCCACCAACCCCATCCAGTTCGACCTCTCCTTACCCCCGGACCAGCTGTTTCAACGGGACAACATCCGCCCCGACGGGTTTGAGCTGCGGGAGGTGACCGGGGTCAACGACGGCTACAGCGGCACCCATGACCTCACGGCTTTTTTCGCCCAGGGTGACATCACCTGGGGTCCGGTGCGGGCCCTTTTGGGCTTGCGGCTGGAGGACTCCCAGCTCGAGGTGGTGACGGTGAACCCCTTTGACACCCGCAACCCCGAGGTTGCTCGCCTCTCCAACCGCGACTGGCTCCCCGCCCTCAACCTCACCTACACCCTCTCCACCCGCACCATCCTGCGGCTGGCGGCCAGCCGCACGGTGAACCGCCCGGAGTTTCGCGAGCTCTCCCCCTTTGCCTTCGTGGAAATCACCGGTGGCCGTTCAGTGGTGGGCAACCCCCACCTCCGCCGCAGCGTGTTGGACGCCCTGGAGCTGCGCTGGGAAACCTTCCCCAATCCCGGGGAGGTCATGGCGGCCTCGGTGTTTTTCAAGCGCATCACCGACCCCATCGAGCGCATCGTGCAGCCCACCACCGAGCTGAGGAGCTCCTGGACCAACGCCAAAAGCGCCGACCTCAAAGGCCTGGAGCTGGAGTACCGCCGCTCCTTAGCCGCTTTCCATCCCTCCCTGCAAAACCTCACCCTCAACCTCAACTACGCCTTCGTGGACTCCCAGGTAACCGTGCCGCGGCGGGCCCTTTCGGTGGTCACCAGCACCAGCCGCCCCCTGCAGGGCCAAGCCCGGCACGTGCTCAACGGCATCCTGGAGTACTACTACCCGCGCTGGGAAAGCCTCGTCCGGGTGCTTTACAACTTCACCGGCCGTCGCGTCTCGGAAGTAGGGGCTTACGGTCTTCCTGACATTTACGAAGAGGAAAACGGAACCTGGGACCTTTTCCTGCGCCAGCAACTGCGCTTCCTTGCGCCGGGACTGGAGGTGAGCCTGTCCGCTTCCAACCTCACCGATAACCGCGAAAAGTACATGCAAGGCCCCCGCCTGCAAAGGCAAGCCAAAACCGGGCGGACCGTAAGCGTGAGCTTCGGATACGCCCTGCAATGA
- a CDS encoding DegT/DnrJ/EryC1/StrS family aminotransferase produces the protein MSQTQIPLFTLARQWPTVEKDVRQALERVFASQQFILGPEVAEFEKEIATFLGVKFAIGVSSGTDALLAALMALGVGSGDEVITTPFTFFATAGTVARLGARPVFVDISPVDFNLDPEKLPDAITPRTKAILPVHLYGQAADMDAIGSAAGAIPIVEDCAQAIGTTYKGRKVGGLGAVGCFSFFPTKNLGAFGDGGLVTTNDPKLAELLVDLRVHGMRPRYVHHTVGGNFRLDAMQAAVLRAKLPYLERWNQARRENAQRYRKLFTEAGLTETVKLPEELPDRGHTYHQYVVRVPKRDQLRAFLAERGIGTEVYYPIPLHLQKCFAGLGYGPGAFPEAEKAAAEVLALPIFPELTAPEQERVVAAIAEFFATQG, from the coding sequence ATGAGCCAAACCCAAATCCCCCTGTTTACCCTTGCTCGTCAATGGCCTACCGTGGAAAAAGACGTTCGCCAGGCGCTGGAGAGGGTTTTTGCCAGCCAGCAATTCATCCTCGGTCCAGAGGTGGCGGAGTTTGAAAAGGAAATCGCCACGTTTTTGGGTGTGAAGTTTGCAATTGGGGTTTCTTCCGGCACCGATGCGCTTCTGGCGGCGCTTATGGCTTTGGGTGTGGGCTCGGGAGATGAAGTGATTACCACGCCGTTTACCTTTTTTGCCACTGCCGGGACGGTGGCGCGCCTGGGGGCCCGCCCGGTTTTCGTGGACATCTCCCCGGTGGATTTCAACCTGGATCCGGAAAAGCTTCCGGATGCCATTACCCCCCGCACCAAGGCGATCCTGCCGGTGCACCTTTACGGCCAAGCCGCCGATATGGATGCCATCGGAAGCGCTGCTGGTGCAATCCCCATCGTGGAGGACTGCGCCCAGGCCATCGGCACCACCTACAAGGGTCGGAAGGTGGGCGGTCTGGGGGCGGTGGGCTGCTTTTCCTTTTTCCCCACCAAGAACCTCGGTGCCTTTGGCGATGGCGGTTTGGTCACCACCAACGACCCCAAGCTTGCTGAGCTTTTGGTGGACCTGCGGGTGCACGGTATGCGGCCCCGTTACGTGCACCACACGGTGGGGGGCAACTTTCGCCTGGACGCCATGCAGGCCGCGGTGCTGCGCGCCAAGCTGCCGTACCTGGAAAGGTGGAACCAGGCCAGGCGGGAAAACGCCCAGCGCTACCGCAAGCTTTTCACCGAGGCGGGGCTTACGGAAACCGTCAAGCTCCCGGAGGAGCTTCCCGATCGCGGCCACACCTACCACCAGTACGTGGTGCGGGTACCCAAGCGCGACCAGCTGCGGGCGTTTTTGGCCGAACGGGGCATTGGCACCGAGGTGTACTACCCCATTCCGCTGCACCTGCAAAAGTGCTTCGCGGGCCTGGGGTACGGGCCGGGCGCTTTTCCCGAAGCCGAAAAGGCAGCGGCGGAGGTTTTGGCTTTGCCCATTTTCCCCGAGCTCACGGCGCCAGAGCAGGAGCGGGTGGTGGCCGCCATCGCCGAGTTTTTTGCCACCCAGGGCTAA
- a CDS encoding porin, with product MRKRWVFACLLLVFAELGFGQQNPTPADKAQPKFSVSWKDGKTSFDLEKAHLELSNRLQIRFALSDESSKPTVGSFRIRRFKTKLEGWAYSKDLTFELQLNWADDKPLEDANVAYDFSHGKKLFVLKGGQFKVPFGRQELTSSGSQQFVDRSLVSTEFARGRDIGVQLSGLALGGKLDWRVGAFNGSGRNATTNDNSKLQYDARVTWQPWGEVKYSESDFASSPKPLLALAGQYERNDRRGGVPTLNVWQETWGGDVTVVWRGFFGFAEYFQREQVAVRSAPEKSRGVAVQGGYFLLPSKLEMALRYAVLEPSNLASKDHRYEKGLAVNYFFNHHAHKLQADVRRVEDQRSGKKTWELRAQYQLIF from the coding sequence ATGCGTAAACGTTGGGTGTTTGCTTGCCTCTTGCTGGTGTTTGCCGAGCTGGGGTTTGGGCAGCAAAACCCCACTCCAGCCGACAAGGCGCAGCCTAAATTCTCGGTGTCCTGGAAGGACGGAAAGACATCCTTTGACCTGGAAAAGGCCCACCTGGAGCTTTCCAACCGCCTGCAGATCAGGTTTGCGCTTTCGGATGAGAGCTCCAAGCCCACCGTGGGCAGCTTCCGCATTCGCCGCTTCAAGACCAAGCTTGAAGGTTGGGCCTATAGCAAGGACCTGACCTTTGAGCTGCAACTCAACTGGGCCGATGACAAGCCCCTAGAGGACGCCAACGTGGCCTACGATTTTTCCCACGGAAAAAAGCTTTTTGTGCTCAAGGGCGGCCAGTTCAAGGTTCCCTTTGGGCGGCAGGAGCTCACCTCTTCCGGAAGCCAGCAGTTTGTGGACCGCTCCCTGGTTTCCACCGAGTTTGCCAGAGGGCGGGACATTGGCGTGCAGCTTTCGGGGTTGGCCCTGGGGGGCAAGCTCGATTGGCGCGTGGGCGCCTTCAACGGTTCCGGCCGCAACGCCACCACCAACGACAACTCCAAGCTGCAGTACGACGCCAGGGTCACCTGGCAACCCTGGGGCGAAGTCAAGTACAGCGAAAGCGATTTTGCTTCCAGCCCAAAGCCGCTTTTGGCCCTGGCCGGCCAGTACGAGCGCAACGACCGCCGAGGTGGGGTGCCCACCTTAAACGTTTGGCAAGAAACCTGGGGCGGCGATGTCACCGTTGTGTGGCGAGGTTTTTTTGGTTTTGCTGAGTACTTTCAGCGTGAACAGGTGGCAGTGCGCTCCGCGCCCGAAAAGTCACGGGGTGTTGCCGTGCAAGGGGGTTATTTTTTGCTCCCCTCCAAGTTGGAAATGGCCCTCCGCTATGCCGTGCTGGAGCCCTCCAACCTTGCCTCAAAAGACCACCGTTACGAAAAAGGCCTAGCGGTCAACTACTTCTTCAACCACCACGCCCACAAGCTGCAAGCCGATGTGCGTCGTGTGGAGGACCAACGGAGCGGGAAAAAAACTTGGGAACTGCGCGCCCAGTACCAGCTGATCTTTTGA
- a CDS encoding rhomboid family intramembrane serine protease codes for MFPLRDSIPSARPPVINVIIIVACVVAFFYELLLGRYLEPFLRAYAFVPLRFFHPDLFDVGVSFNLWTMVFSMFLHGGWLHLIGNMWFLWVFGDNVEDALGHGRFLVFYLFCGAAAALAQAVVDPLSKVPMIGASGAIAGVLGAYFVWFPWSRIKTLVFLGFFMTMAELPAPVFLVLWFVIQFFSGTLSLAAAGGAAGGVAWFAHIGGFVAGAFVAWWLRKSGRVRPAPRYFAFWE; via the coding sequence ATGTTTCCGCTCCGTGACTCGATTCCCTCAGCAAGACCCCCCGTCATCAACGTCATCATCATCGTGGCCTGCGTGGTGGCTTTTTTTTACGAGCTGCTGCTGGGTCGCTACCTGGAGCCGTTTTTGCGGGCTTACGCCTTCGTCCCCTTGCGCTTCTTTCACCCCGATCTTTTCGATGTGGGTGTGTCGTTTAACCTCTGGACCATGGTGTTTTCCATGTTCCTGCACGGGGGATGGCTGCACCTTATTGGCAACATGTGGTTTTTGTGGGTTTTTGGTGACAACGTGGAGGATGCACTGGGTCACGGGCGGTTCTTGGTTTTTTACCTTTTCTGTGGGGCGGCCGCGGCGTTAGCTCAGGCGGTTGTTGATCCGCTTTCCAAAGTCCCCATGATTGGGGCTTCCGGGGCCATTGCCGGGGTTCTAGGGGCGTACTTCGTCTGGTTCCCCTGGTCGCGGATCAAGACGCTGGTTTTCCTGGGCTTTTTTATGACGATGGCCGAGCTGCCAGCGCCGGTTTTTCTGGTGCTCTGGTTTGTAATTCAGTTTTTTTCCGGTACGCTTTCCCTGGCCGCAGCCGGTGGAGCTGCCGGTGGCGTGGCGTGGTTTGCCCACATCGGCGGTTTTGTGGCTGGGGCTTTTGTGGCGTGGTGGCTGCGGAAAAGCGGTCGGGTACGCCCGGCCCCGAGGTACTTCGCTTTTTGGGAGTAA
- a CDS encoding Spy/CpxP family protein refolding chaperone, whose protein sequence is MRRTLGATLALLFLAFPVAAQESEELPFPQAREAVARFLQLTPEQVTQWEALLTTLRETVAPLEEQLRGLEGQLAELLKQENPDAAAVGALVIQIKGVREAIAQAHRQYVNGFEAMLTSEQTAKLRFIRQAERVMPLIPAFRAVQLVR, encoded by the coding sequence ATGAGACGGACGCTTGGTGCAACTTTGGCTTTGCTTTTCCTGGCATTCCCCGTTGCTGCCCAGGAAAGCGAGGAGCTCCCCTTCCCCCAAGCGCGGGAGGCGGTGGCGCGTTTTCTCCAGCTCACGCCTGAGCAAGTGACGCAGTGGGAAGCCCTGCTCACCACCCTGCGGGAGACAGTGGCGCCGCTGGAAGAGCAGTTGCGGGGCTTGGAAGGGCAATTGGCTGAGCTCCTAAAGCAAGAAAACCCCGATGCCGCGGCGGTGGGGGCGTTGGTCATTCAAATCAAAGGGGTGCGAGAAGCCATCGCTCAAGCCCATCGGCAGTACGTGAACGGCTTTGAGGCCATGCTTACCAGCGAACAAACCGCCAAACTGCGCTTCATTCGCCAAGCGGAAAGGGTGATGCCCCTGATTCCCGCTTTTCGCGCCGTACAGCTGGTGCGGTAA
- a CDS encoding M2 family metallopeptidase: MLVLALSLLFAQGGEKLMYPLTTQGFSEFLSQHEKTVAPLEREANLAWWEAATTGKEEAYAKQAELQTKLETVYTDPKAFAYLKELRAKGVVQDPKLSRQLEILYLKYLGRQLDPELLKQIIGKATAAEQKFATFRGKVNSQEVTDNQIEEVLRSSRNREERKAYWLASKQVGAALAPDVVALVKLRNQAAQKLGFRDFFALQLALNEQDEAWLFNLFDELDRLTAEAFRQLKARIDQVQGQRLGVQPEELMPWDYTDRFFQEAPNLSDLDLDAPLKDKDLVALVASFYQGIGLDPQPILARSDLFERPGKNPHAFCTDIDRQGDVRVLANVKPNQYWLDTMLHELAHGVYSYYVDRSLPYFLRADAHIFVTEGVAMLFGRLAQNARFYLAMGLIGEDQLPAFEKAMTDKLRAQALIFSRWCQVMLRFEKSLYQNPDQDLDALWWSLVERYQGLKRPAEAPKGAWASKIHIVSAPVYYHNYCLGDLYASQLHAAIVRELYPGADPANVVYVANPKVGEFFKKRVFGPGASLPWPKFVEFSTGSPLSPQVFAQQFVGQQATAAKPAK; this comes from the coding sequence ATGCTGGTCTTGGCTTTGAGCTTGCTCTTCGCACAAGGAGGGGAAAAGCTGATGTACCCATTGACGACCCAGGGTTTTTCGGAGTTTTTAAGCCAGCATGAAAAGACCGTGGCCCCGCTGGAGCGGGAGGCCAACTTAGCGTGGTGGGAAGCAGCCACCACCGGCAAGGAAGAAGCTTATGCCAAGCAGGCGGAGCTGCAAACCAAGCTGGAAACCGTCTACACCGACCCCAAAGCCTTCGCCTACCTCAAGGAGCTGCGGGCCAAAGGGGTAGTGCAGGACCCCAAGTTGAGCCGCCAGCTGGAAATCCTTTACCTCAAATACCTGGGGCGACAGCTGGACCCCGAGCTTTTAAAGCAAATCATTGGCAAGGCCACCGCTGCCGAGCAAAAGTTCGCCACCTTCCGCGGCAAGGTAAACAGCCAGGAGGTCACCGACAACCAAATTGAGGAGGTCCTGCGCTCCTCCCGCAACCGCGAAGAGCGCAAGGCGTACTGGCTGGCCTCCAAGCAAGTGGGGGCGGCGCTTGCTCCCGACGTGGTGGCGCTGGTCAAGCTGCGCAACCAGGCCGCACAAAAACTGGGGTTCAGGGACTTCTTTGCCCTGCAGCTGGCCCTCAATGAGCAGGACGAAGCTTGGCTTTTCAACCTCTTTGACGAGCTGGACCGGCTCACCGCCGAGGCCTTCCGGCAACTTAAAGCGCGCATTGATCAGGTGCAAGGGCAAAGGCTGGGGGTCCAGCCGGAAGAGCTCATGCCCTGGGATTACACCGACCGCTTCTTCCAGGAGGCCCCTAACCTCTCGGATCTCGATTTGGACGCACCCTTAAAGGACAAGGACCTGGTTGCCCTGGTGGCCAGCTTTTACCAGGGCATAGGCTTGGACCCGCAGCCGATCCTGGCCCGCTCGGACCTCTTCGAGCGCCCTGGCAAAAACCCCCACGCTTTTTGCACCGACATTGATCGGCAGGGGGACGTGCGGGTTCTGGCCAACGTCAAGCCCAACCAGTACTGGCTGGACACCATGCTGCACGAGCTGGCGCACGGCGTGTACAGCTACTACGTGGATCGCAGCCTCCCCTACTTCCTCCGCGCCGATGCCCACATCTTCGTCACCGAAGGGGTGGCCATGCTCTTCGGTCGCCTGGCGCAAAATGCCCGCTTTTACCTGGCCATGGGCCTCATTGGCGAGGATCAGCTGCCGGCCTTCGAAAAAGCCATGACCGACAAGCTGCGGGCGCAGGCGCTGATCTTCTCCCGCTGGTGCCAGGTCATGCTGCGCTTTGAAAAATCCCTTTACCAAAACCCCGATCAGGACCTGGATGCGCTTTGGTGGTCCCTGGTGGAGCGGTACCAGGGCCTGAAGCGACCGGCCGAAGCCCCCAAAGGGGCCTGGGCCAGCAAGATCCACATCGTTTCCGCACCGGTTTACTACCACAACTACTGCCTGGGCGATCTCTACGCCTCCCAGCTCCACGCTGCCATCGTCAGGGAGCTTTACCCGGGGGCCGATCCTGCGAACGTGGTTTACGTGGCCAACCCCAAGGTGGGGGAGTTTTTCAAAAAGCGGGTCTTCGGTCCTGGAGCTTCGCTGCCGTGGCCGAAGTTTGTGGAGTTCTCCACCGGCTCCCCGCTTTCCCCGCAGGTGTTTGCCCAGCAGTTCGTCGGGCAGCAGGCGACAGCAGCAAAGCCGGCAAAGTAG
- a CDS encoding Spy/CpxP family protein refolding chaperone, translating to MKRHGLAVFGLTLAAGLGAQGLGGPPFDVPPGRWWERPVVAEELGLSPEQKAKLEQLTAERVKAMIDARAAVQKAEVELRLLAEKEPLDARKVREAFAALQQARQRLEVERFELLLAVRQTLTGEQWRKLHTVVRERLQERRERRQGRGVEPGPHRPERF from the coding sequence ATGAAAAGACACGGGTTGGCGGTGTTTGGACTTACGTTGGCGGCAGGATTGGGGGCTCAGGGGCTTGGGGGACCGCCCTTCGATGTACCCCCTGGGCGTTGGTGGGAGCGCCCGGTGGTGGCTGAGGAGTTGGGCCTTTCTCCAGAGCAAAAGGCCAAGCTGGAACAACTGACCGCCGAGCGGGTGAAGGCCATGATTGACGCCCGGGCAGCGGTGCAAAAAGCGGAAGTGGAACTCCGGCTTTTGGCAGAAAAGGAGCCCCTGGACGCCCGTAAGGTGCGGGAAGCCTTTGCCGCGTTGCAGCAAGCCCGGCAGCGGTTGGAGGTGGAGCGCTTTGAGCTGCTTTTGGCCGTGCGGCAAACCCTCACCGGCGAGCAGTGGAGGAAACTCCACACGGTGGTGCGAGAACGCCTTCAAGAACGCCGGGAACGGCGGCAAGGGCGGGGGGTGGAACCTGGCCCGCACCGTCCGGAGCGTTTTTAA